The genomic stretch TCTCCACCGTTTCCAGAGCACTGAAGTCACATCCTGACATCAGCGAGGAGACGATCAAGCTGGTGAAAGACTATGCCGAAAAGCATCATTATGTGCCCAATTTGCTTGCGGTGAATTTCAGAAAGAGCAAAACGTTTAATATAGGGCTGATCATCCCGGAGCTGGTCCACCAGTTTTTTTCGTCCATCATTAGCGGGGTGCTCAGCGAATCCAATGCATATGGCTATAATGTCATGATCTGCCAATCCAATGAGCATGTAGAGGATGAAAAGAAAGTAGCCAAGGCACTGCTAAACAGTAGGGTGGATGGTGTGATCATTTCACTTTCCAATGAAACGACAGAAGTGGCCCATTTGGAGGAGTTTTTAGCAGCAGAGATTCCTGTGGTGCAAGTGGATAAGATCATTGAGACATTTGATACACCCAAGGTTATCGTCAATGATTACAGCGGAGCGCATCAGGCGGTGACCGAATTGATCAAAAAAGGTTATCAAAAAATCGCCCATATCCGGGGAAGGCTAAACGTCCATCATTCCAATGAGCGTTTTAGAGGGTATGCGGAAGCATTGGCCGAAAATGGGGTGAAGTATCCTAATGATTATATTAAGGTATGTGAGCACCTTACCCAAGAGGAAGGATATGAGTTTGCCAAATCTCTGATGGAAACCGAAAATCCTCCTGATGCCATTTTTTGCGTGACAGATCTGGTGGCATTGGGTGTAATGCAGTACCTTAAGCAGCATAACATCCACGTGCCCGATCAAGTGGGAGTGATCGGATTTAGCAACTGGCAGCTAGGGGAAATTATCAGCCCAACACTAAGTACTGTACACCAGCCAGGCTTTGAATTGGGGGAAAAAGCAACAGCCCTGTTAATCGATAAAATCACAAATGGACTGGAAAGCCCCAATGAACAAGTCGTGCTGGATGCTGACCTGATCGTAAGAGAATCGGTTAGATCATGAGTTTTCTAGGTTTGTTAACAATTTGGATATCCTAGGGTAATATAGCGTTAATTTTTAGGGAAAAATGTAGGCAGTTGCTTAAAAGAAAATTAACTTTGATCAAATTACACATGCGATGGAG from Echinicola soli encodes the following:
- a CDS encoding LacI family DNA-binding transcriptional regulator; this encodes MSEKHQLTLKDIAKELGLAVSTVSRALKSHPDISEETIKLVKDYAEKHHYVPNLLAVNFRKSKTFNIGLIIPELVHQFFSSIISGVLSESNAYGYNVMICQSNEHVEDEKKVAKALLNSRVDGVIISLSNETTEVAHLEEFLAAEIPVVQVDKIIETFDTPKVIVNDYSGAHQAVTELIKKGYQKIAHIRGRLNVHHSNERFRGYAEALAENGVKYPNDYIKVCEHLTQEEGYEFAKSLMETENPPDAIFCVTDLVALGVMQYLKQHNIHVPDQVGVIGFSNWQLGEIISPTLSTVHQPGFELGEKATALLIDKITNGLESPNEQVVLDADLIVRESVRS